The genomic DNA TTCCCATACGTCGTGCTCACTCTCACAACGTTTCGGAAAACCACATAGGCCTTGATATTGCCTTAATGTACCAAACTCTTTCGCGCGTCCAGTTAAAATTTTATGTACATAGGATTGATGTCCTACATCCCATAAAAATTTATCTTGCGGGCTATCAAATAATTTATGCAGAGCAATTGTGAGTTCTACTACACCTAAATTAGGCGCAATATGTCCACCTGTTTGAGAGAGCTCTTCAATTAAAAACTTACGAATATCCTCACTCAATCCCTCTAGTTCACTGATAGACATATCTTTCAAAAAACTAGGGTTTTGAATTTGCGTTAGATCCACATGGATCACTCACTTTCATTTCATAATCTGTCAACATGTCAAATATTATAAAAAACATTTACACAAAACAAGAAATTCTCTTTTCTATTTTTCGTCTTGTCCCGCTATTAACCAGTCTATTGCGCCCTAATCCTATTATAAACCATATTTCTTTAGGCGATGAAAAAAATAGCCGCTAACACGAAGTGATAACGGCAATGTAATCTACATATATTTTTGCCAATAACAAGAAAAGAAAAACCTTTTCCTACAGTTATATCATAAAATGATAAATGACTCAACAAATGAAAACGCTGTTATATTAGTTATTACGTTTTGCAATTAAATCGCAAATAGATAGTAAATATTCATCTTGTAATTGCAAGGAGCTAATCGCACCTTTTGCTTCTGCAATTGTTTCTTCTAAAATATCCTTTGCTCTATCTACAGTAAACAACGTCGTATATGTACTCTTTTCGTTAGAAAGATCACTACCAATCGGTTTCCCAATCTCTTCTTCGGTTCCTTCGACATCTAAAATATCATCTCGAATTTGGAAAGCTAGACCGATATATTTGGCAAACGTAAGCAACTTTTCTTCTTGCTCTTCTGTCGCATCAGAAAGTATCGCACCCGCAAGCACAGCAAATTCAAGCAGTTTTCCCGTCTTATGTTTATGGATGTACTCCAATTCATCAATCGTAAGGCGTTTCCCTTCAGCTTCCATATCTGCCACTTGTCCGCCAACCATTCCTTCTGGTCCTGCTGCTTTTGCAAGTTCAAGTACAAGTCTTACTTTTTTTTCGGCAGAAATTTCTTTTTGCTCATATGCCATAATTACTTGAAAAGCATACGTCAATAAGCCATCTCCTGCTAAAACTGCCATCGCTTCACCAAATACTTTGTGATTTGTGGGTTTTCCTCTTCTTAAATCATCATCATCCATACAAGGTAAATCATCATGAACTAAAGAATATGTATGAATCATTTCAAGAGCACAAGCTGCACCTACTCCAAGATTTCTTTCTTTCCCAAACGCTTGTAATGTTGCAAACAAAAGTAACGGGCGGAGACGTTTTCCACCCGCTTCCAAAGAATATGCCATCGCTTCACGAAGTACATTTGGACATTGTAATTCATTTGCATAGCTTACAAGTTTCTCTTCTACGAAAGTTTTACTTTCTTTCAAAAAAGTATCAAAAGCAATCGTCACTATGCTTCATCTCCTACAGCAGTAAACGGTTCAAGCTCTCCATCTTCCCCAAGAATAACTGCCATTTGTTCTTGTACATTCTTCAACTTCTCATCACAAAGCTTAGATAATTCCATGCCCTCTTTAAAATAAGAAATCGCTTCTTCTAACGGTACGTCACCTTGTTCTAGCTTAGAAACAAGATGCTCAAGTTGCGAAATTGCCTCTTCAAAGCTTAATTTATTTTCCATTATTCAATTCACGCTCCTCTATGCCTGATACGCTACAATCTAGTATTCCATCTTGTAATTGAACTGAAACAGCATCTCCAAGGCTTACATCTTTCACACTTTTTAACACTTGCTTCTCTTCATCATATACAAGCCCGTACCCTCTCATCATTACTTTAAGCGGACTTAACGCTTCAAGTTTTTGAGCAGCTCTTACAAAGGCAAATTCTTTCGTTTGAAGTAACGTTTGCATTTCACGTTGTAATTGCTTTTGCAACGTTTCAACAGCTACCTTTGTTTGCATAATTTTTTGAGATGGGTGGTGCTTCTCTAAATAAAATGAAAGTTGCTTTAACTGATTCACCTTTTTATCAATATAGCGCTCTTTCGCTAAAACAAGCTGTTCTAGCGCTCTATCTAATTGCTCTTCCTTTTGCTCATATACTTGTCTTGGATAACGGAACGCATACGATTTTTGCAACACTTGTAGTTTTTCTTCTTTTTTATGTACTAACTCTCTCATCGCTCTTTGCAATCTCAGAGTTCTTTGCAATACCTTTTCTTGTAACTCTATAATGTTAGGTGCTGCCAGCTCAGCTGCTGCAGTCGGTGTTGGCGCGCGTAAATCTGCAACAAAATCTGCGATTGTAAAATCCGTTTCATGGCCTACTGCCGAAATAATAGGAATTTCACTCTTAAAGATTGCTCTTGCAACCATTTCCTCATTGAAAGCCCATAATTCCTCAATAGAACCTCCACCACGGCCAACGATTAGTACATCTATCTCTCCCATTTCATTCGCTGTACGAATCGCTTGTACAATCGAGGGAGCCGCTGACTCCCCTTGTACAAGTACCGGAAATACAATAACATTCCCAATTGGATAACGACGTTTAATCGTTGTTATAATATCACGAATCGCTGCTCCTGTTGGCGACGTAATCACACCTATTGTTTTAGCGTAAGGAGGAATTGCTTTTTTATAAACTTGAGAAAAAAGTCCTTCTTCTTCTAAACGAACTTTTAACTGTTCGTACGCTAAATGTAAATTTCCGACTCCGTCAGGCTGCATGTCTTGAATATAAATTTGATAAGAACCACTCGCCTCGTAAACAGAGATTTTCCCTTTCACGAGTACCTTCATCCCATTTTCAGGTTTGAATTTAATATTACGATTATGACCCGCAAACATAACCGCTGCGATTCTTGCATTTTCATCTTTCAATGTAAAATACATGTGGCCACGGCTATGATTTTTAAAGTTGGAAATTTCACCTTTTAACCAAACAGACTGCAAATGCGGATCATATTCTATTTTTGTTTTTATATAGCGTGTTAACGCTGTAACGGTTAAATATTGCTTCTCCATTTCTCTCTCCTCATAGCCGACTCAAATTATTTACAAACGACACCTGCACGTTTGGCAGATTCAACAGTATTATGAAGAAGCATTGTGATTGTCATTGGACCAACACCCTTTGGCACAGGTGTAATGTAACCCGCAACATTTAACACGTTGTCAAAATCAACATCACCACAAAGTTTCCCTGTTTCTAAACGGTTTACACCAACGTCAATTACAACCGCTCCTTCTTTAATATAATCCGCTGTTATCATTTTAGGTCGTCCAACAGCTACGATTAAAATATCCGCTAACTTCGATAACTCTTTCATATTTTGCGTCTTAGAATGACAATATGTGACAGTTGCATTTTCATTTAAGAACAATTGTCCCACTGGTTTACCGACAATATTACTTCTTCCAATTACTACTACATGTTTTCCAGAAATATCAAGATTCGTTTCTTTTACTAATTCTACAATACCGTGCGGTGTACATGGAAGGAATGTATCTTGTCCCGTCATCATACGTCCCACGCTAATTGGGTGAAATCCATCTACATCCTTTTCTGGTGAAATTCTTTCAATGATAGCTTTTTCTTCAATATGTTTCGGTAAAGGTAATTGCACTAATATGCCATTAATACGGTCATCGCCATTTAAGCGATCGATTTCAGCAAGCAAGCGTTCCTCAGTAATTGTTTCAGGAAGTTCAATTAGCTCTGAGTAAATCCCTACTTGTTCACAGCCTTTTTCTTTTCCTTTTACATAAGAACGAGATGCTGGATCTTCTCCAACTAAAATAACTGCTAATCCTGGTACAATCCCTTGCTCTTTCAACTTCACAACTTCTTCTGTTAATTGTGCTCGTTTTTTCTCCGCAACTTCATTTCCTTTGATGATTACTGCTACCATTTTAAGATTCCCCCTTAAAGAATTTACAGTGTATCTTTTATATTAGATAAAACGCCGTTAATAAAACGACGAGATTCCTCATCCCCAAATGTTTTAGCAATTTCAATTGCTTCGTTAATTGTTACGTTGTGTGGAATTTCTTCCATGTATTTCATTTCATACACAGCTACACGTAAAATACTGCGATCAACAATACTAATACGCTCAAGCTTCCACTTTTTTAAGTTTTGACGAATCGCTTCATCGATTGCTTCTTTATTTTCTACAAAACCCACTACAAGTGACTCTAGAAACTCATTTGTTTCTTCGCCTTCATCTAGCGTGTTTTCCACTGCTACTTTCGGTTCTAATTCACCTGTAATATCCATTTGGTATAATGCTTGCATTGCTCTTTCTCTAGCCGTCCTACGTTTCATTGTAACTCTCCTTTATGCTTCAAGTCTTTCCTTATACTTTGTTATATTATTATAATTTA from Bacillus cereus G9842 includes the following:
- the nusB gene encoding N utilization substance protein NusB, producing MKRRTARERAMQALYQMDITGELEPKVAVENTLDEGEETNEFLESLVVGFVENKEAIDEAIRQNLKKWKLERISIVDRSILRVAVYEMKYMEEIPHNVTINEAIEIAKTFGDEESRRFINGVLSNIKDTL
- the xseB gene encoding exodeoxyribonuclease VII small subunit; this encodes MENKLSFEEAISQLEHLVSKLEQGDVPLEEAISYFKEGMELSKLCDEKLKNVQEQMAVILGEDGELEPFTAVGDEA
- the xseA gene encoding exodeoxyribonuclease VII large subunit, yielding MEKQYLTVTALTRYIKTKIEYDPHLQSVWLKGEISNFKNHSRGHMYFTLKDENARIAAVMFAGHNRNIKFKPENGMKVLVKGKISVYEASGSYQIYIQDMQPDGVGNLHLAYEQLKVRLEEEGLFSQVYKKAIPPYAKTIGVITSPTGAAIRDIITTIKRRYPIGNVIVFPVLVQGESAAPSIVQAIRTANEMGEIDVLIVGRGGGSIEELWAFNEEMVARAIFKSEIPIISAVGHETDFTIADFVADLRAPTPTAAAELAAPNIIELQEKVLQRTLRLQRAMRELVHKKEEKLQVLQKSYAFRYPRQVYEQKEEQLDRALEQLVLAKERYIDKKVNQLKQLSFYLEKHHPSQKIMQTKVAVETLQKQLQREMQTLLQTKEFAFVRAAQKLEALSPLKVMMRGYGLVYDEEKQVLKSVKDVSLGDAVSVQLQDGILDCSVSGIEERELNNGK
- the ispA gene encoding (2E,6E)-farnesyl diphosphate synthase produces the protein MTIAFDTFLKESKTFVEEKLVSYANELQCPNVLREAMAYSLEAGGKRLRPLLLFATLQAFGKERNLGVGAACALEMIHTYSLVHDDLPCMDDDDLRRGKPTNHKVFGEAMAVLAGDGLLTYAFQVIMAYEQKEISAEKKVRLVLELAKAAGPEGMVGGQVADMEAEGKRLTIDELEYIHKHKTGKLLEFAVLAGAILSDATEEQEEKLLTFAKYIGLAFQIRDDILDVEGTEEEIGKPIGSDLSNEKSTYTTLFTVDRAKDILEETIAEAKGAISSLQLQDEYLLSICDLIAKRNN
- the folD gene encoding bifunctional methylenetetrahydrofolate dehydrogenase/methenyltetrahydrofolate cyclohydrolase FolD encodes the protein MVAVIIKGNEVAEKKRAQLTEEVVKLKEQGIVPGLAVILVGEDPASRSYVKGKEKGCEQVGIYSELIELPETITEERLLAEIDRLNGDDRINGILVQLPLPKHIEEKAIIERISPEKDVDGFHPISVGRMMTGQDTFLPCTPHGIVELVKETNLDISGKHVVVIGRSNIVGKPVGQLFLNENATVTYCHSKTQNMKELSKLADILIVAVGRPKMITADYIKEGAVVIDVGVNRLETGKLCGDVDFDNVLNVAGYITPVPKGVGPMTITMLLHNTVESAKRAGVVCK